In Ignavibacteria bacterium, the sequence ACACCGATCGACATTCCAATGAAAACATAAAGGTAATTAGTGGTTTTAAGTATATTCAAAAGCTCCGTAAGGTTCACATTCCTGAACGCCAGGTAAAGGAACAGGGCCAGCACCAGCGTGCTGATTACGATATTAAGTTTCCTGCCTCGGCTCAAGTTGTTTTATCTCATATCAATTACTTCAGTTCCTTCAGGGGGACTGAAAGTAAATTTAGAATTAGCTACACCAATATTAGTTTGAATATTTTTTATTGAATATGTTGATGAAGATTCATCTGTTACAATATAGATCTTTTTTATGATCCAGTCATCTTTACCAACCCAAAGCTTAGCTGATTTTACATAACCGCTTTCCCTTGGCTTCAGTGAAAGCACATATACATCTTTTCCGTTCAGCTTTTCTGTGCCTGTAAGATCGCTGTAAAAATTTTCAGGATACTGGAACAAATATTTATTTGGTGAAAATGTATTACCGGTCTCTTTGTAATAATCAATTACAACCTGTTTTTTGCTGGGAGTGTAAGACCATGATGTGCTGCCATCTGTCACAATTGTCTGCGAGCCGGTCTCTATCCTGTACTTGTTCTCTTTTTTGATGTAAAGAGTGCCTGAAGATGACTGCGCCTTTGATTTATTGAACTTAATTGTTTGCGAAAACGATGCCTTGGCATCTGTTATATCTTTGTAAGCATTCTGCACGTTTTGAATTACTTCCTGCGCAGTGATATCATCCTGCGCGAATAACGGTGAATTTACAAGAAAAACCGCTAAAATTAACAATTTTGTGATAATAAACTTTGTCATTTTTGCTCCTGAAATTTATAATTATGCAAATTTACATTAATTTAATGTAATAAACAGTGGAAAATATTAAGTCATTCCTTAAAAAAATCATGAAATTTGTAAATAAAGGTAAAAAAAGTGAGGGAAGATGCTGATCTTCCCTCATGCGAAGCATTTAATTAACCAAATTTATCTGCCGTTATTGCCATCCTGCTGGTCTGATTTTTCATTCTGATTCTGCTTAACCTTTTTATTCTTCTGCAGATAATCTTTTGTATTGCCGAAACGGAATGAAAGATTTAACGAAGCCTGACGCGAGCTCCAGTCATGATCAGAAGTTTGCCGGTATTCTGAAGTATTAATATCCTGACCCCACTGTGAAGTATCAAAAATATCGCTGGCTTTTAAGCTTACAGTTAATGCATCATTCAGAAATGATTTACTTATACCGATATCAAAATTCTGTGTTGGCACTTCAGTGCCCTGGGCATTTATCTTTTTGCCGGTGTACGAATAATAAAGCTCAAGATTAAACAGGTTGGTGAATGTGAATGTTGATCTTATATTCGCCTTCCATGTAAAGCCATCTTCTGATGCGTAATCTGTAAGACCCGGATCTGAATCAAATTTAGTATCATAAAAACTGAAAGTTCCGTTCAGATTGAACCAGCTTAAAGCTCTCGAGTTGATAAGAAGGTCCAGACCGTATGATTTAGAGCCTGTTGCATTTCTGAATGTTGTAACAGTAATTATCGAATCCTGCAGGTAATTATAGCTTGAAATTACATCATGGTTTTGCCTGTAAAATACCAGCGGTGTAATTGTAGCAACCGGTGAGAAGAACATAAAGCTTAGCTCGTATGAATCAGAATATTCAGGCTTTAGCTCAGGATTACCAACCATAGCGAACCTGGGGCTCCACTTTCTGTAAAAAGGATTCATACGCCACATATTGGGGCGTGTAATTCTTCTGCTGTAGCTTAGCTGCAGCTGGTTAGCGCTGCCTATCTTCTGTGATATACTTGCCGAGGGAAAAATATCAAAATAATTCTGTTTGAATTGAGTATTGTTAGTCAGCAGCTCACCCGTTGTATTGGTCTGCTCTACCCTGATTCCCGCTTTATAGCTGAAATCTTTTATAGAACCTGAAAATGTACCATAAACCGCGTTGATATACTCGCTAAGCTTGAAGCGGTTTTTAGTATCTGTGTTGGTTACAAAATTATTCAGACTGTAATCAAGTGTGTCTGATTTGAATTCGTTATCATTGGTTCTGAAAGTACCTTTATAGCCGGTTTCGATCTTTGTAGTCTGTGAAAGCGGGTGTGTATAATCAGTCTGTACATTCAGGTTATAATTTTTCATAAGCGTGGTATCACGCTGGTCTAAGGGGGTATTATTAACAGGCATTGAAAGTGAATCGAAATCCTGCTTATTTAGCTGCATTTTCATTTCATTGCGGTTACGTGAAAATGTGATATCACCTGACCATTCCCTACCAAGCTCATTGATCTTATTATTGAAATACAGGCTGCCGGTGAAATTTTCCCAAAGACCGTTGCGGTCGCTTGTTTGTGTGTAATAATCCATCAGGCTTCCTGAAGATGAAAAATTGCGTGCAAGCCCGTTATCGTTGTTAAACCACTTCCCTGTTCCAAGGCTGCCTTCAAATCCTATGTTTTTACCCTGCGCCAGCTCATACTCAAAACCACCCTGCGCCCATATCCAGTAACCGTGGTTCTTACCTGTGCCGCTGCTTTGCAGCACTGAAGGCTGAACGAGATATGTTGTAGTGCTAGAATACCCAGACTTATTATCCCATGTGCCGGAATAAAAATTACCAAATGCGCTTGTCTTTTTCTTCTTCAAGCTTATATCGAGTCCGCCCCAGCCTGAAAGATAATCCGAATAATTACCGCCGCCGTTCAGGCTGCCCTGGAAACCAAGGTTTTCATTTTTTTTCATTACGATATTAATGATACCGGTCACGCCTTCGGCTTCGTATTTGGCGGGCGGATTTGTGATAAGCTCAACGCGTTCAATAGCATCAGCGGGAATTTGTTTTAAGCTTGCAAAGCGTGAGGGTTTATCATCAATAAGTATTTTGACATTCTGGCTGCCGCGAAGGCTGACATTATCATTGATATCAACATCAACTAGCGGTGTTTTTTTAAGTACGTCAAGTGCGGTTCCGCCTTTGGTTAACGCGGATTTTTCCACGTTAAATATTTTTTTATCAGCCGTTAACTGAATTAGTCCTT encodes:
- a CDS encoding TonB-dependent receptor; this encodes MTILFKFCLAFLIVGFTAIYAQGTIKGKVSDLSSSLPVDADVKLFKQGDSALVKGTKCNASGEFSLDAVPAGTYRLEVSLIEYSTMNVENISLTSGQTVSLDTITLKKQNVSTDEILVEEEKGLIQLTADKKIFNVEKSALTKGGTALDVLKKTPLVDVDINDNVSLRGSQNVKILIDDKPSRFASLKQIPADAIERVELITNPPAKYEAEGVTGIINIVMKKNENLGFQGSLNGGGNYSDYLSGWGGLDISLKKKKTSAFGNFYSGTWDNKSGYSSTTTYLVQPSVLQSSGTGKNHGYWIWAQGGFEYELAQGKNIGFEGSLGTGKWFNNDNGLARNFSSSGSLMDYYTQTSDRNGLWENFTGSLYFNNKINELGREWSGDITFSRNRNEMKMQLNKQDFDSLSMPVNNTPLDQRDTTLMKNYNLNVQTDYTHPLSQTTKIETGYKGTFRTNDNEFKSDTLDYSLNNFVTNTDTKNRFKLSEYINAVYGTFSGSIKDFSYKAGIRVEQTNTTGELLTNNTQFKQNYFDIFPSASISQKIGSANQLQLSYSRRITRPNMWRMNPFYRKWSPRFAMVGNPELKPEYSDSYELSFMFFSPVATITPLVFYRQNHDVISSYNYLQDSIITVTTFRNATGSKSYGLDLLINSRALSWFNLNGTFSFYDTKFDSDPGLTDYASEDGFTWKANIRSTFTFTNLFNLELYYSYTGKKINAQGTEVPTQNFDIGISKSFLNDALTVSLKASDIFDTSQWGQDINTSEYRQTSDHDWSSRQASLNLSFRFGNTKDYLQKNKKVKQNQNEKSDQQDGNNGR
- the lolA gene encoding outer membrane lipoprotein chaperone LolA, whose amino-acid sequence is MTKFIITKLLILAVFLVNSPLFAQDDITAQEVIQNVQNAYKDITDAKASFSQTIKFNKSKAQSSSGTLYIKKENKYRIETGSQTIVTDGSTSWSYTPSKKQVVIDYYKETGNTFSPNKYLFQYPENFYSDLTGTEKLNGKDVYVLSLKPRESGYVKSAKLWVGKDDWIIKKIYIVTDESSSTYSIKNIQTNIGVANSKFTFSPPEGTEVIDMR